One genomic window of Neisseria sp. oral taxon 014 str. F0314 includes the following:
- a CDS encoding uroporphyrinogen-III C-methyltransferase, translated as MSEPKQIPQTSANPVVIRQSSGKGLAAGALVLALLGLGASGFLFVEGQNVLKNQQLEFSQKLDKAALGESENAALLKENINRQTVIQSELERLGSGQKANAEQIVLTQKAYQELAKGRANWLADEAETLLNQASQQLVLSGNVQGAISVLEHVHNRLSRFDQPELLAIKQAVSSDLASLKNHPYVDISGTALRIDRLETAVAGLPLLIDGTLKPSKNENSRSPNPNLSWWENAWEKSLDALKGLVEVRRLDNNDAMLIAPDQVYFVRENLRLRLLDARTALMQHNSEVYQSDLNNAEAAVRQYFDSNSPATRSWLKELADLKSLDIRPVAEDALQSSRAAVYAYQEGIRGQAPEMPLIAAPSIITPAPAQSAAPVVTPAVPALPSENRAASAAGQQAVPEANGPASAAQPKPQIPKAPAAIKRPQVPVVPAKPAPATPKAPAADQPPMRDFINRNPPAQTDPTPSADTSSRGDQA; from the coding sequence ATGTCAGAACCGAAACAGATTCCCCAAACTTCCGCCAATCCGGTCGTCATCCGGCAGTCTTCCGGCAAAGGGCTGGCCGCAGGCGCGCTGGTCTTGGCGCTGCTGGGGCTGGGTGCAAGCGGATTTCTGTTTGTAGAAGGGCAGAATGTTTTGAAAAACCAGCAGCTTGAGTTTTCACAAAAGCTCGACAAAGCTGCTTTGGGCGAGTCGGAAAACGCTGCCTTGCTGAAAGAAAACATCAACCGCCAGACTGTTATCCAGTCCGAACTGGAGCGCTTGGGCAGCGGGCAGAAAGCAAACGCCGAACAGATTGTCCTGACGCAGAAAGCTTATCAGGAACTGGCTAAAGGCCGCGCCAACTGGCTGGCGGACGAAGCCGAAACTCTACTGAACCAAGCCTCGCAGCAGTTGGTGCTGTCAGGTAACGTGCAGGGCGCAATCAGCGTGCTGGAGCATGTCCACAACCGCCTGAGCCGTTTCGACCAACCCGAACTGCTCGCCATCAAACAGGCCGTAAGCAGCGATTTGGCTTCGTTGAAAAACCATCCCTATGTCGATATTTCGGGTACCGCTTTGCGTATCGATCGTTTGGAAACTGCCGTTGCCGGTTTGCCGCTGCTGATTGACGGTACATTGAAGCCGAGCAAAAACGAAAACAGCCGTTCGCCGAATCCGAATCTTTCATGGTGGGAAAATGCTTGGGAAAAATCGCTGGATGCGCTCAAAGGTCTGGTGGAGGTACGCCGGCTGGACAACAACGACGCCATGCTGATTGCGCCCGACCAAGTGTATTTTGTGCGTGAAAACCTGCGGTTGCGCCTGCTTGATGCACGCACCGCCCTGATGCAGCACAACAGCGAAGTTTATCAAAGCGATTTAAACAACGCCGAAGCCGCGGTAAGACAATATTTCGACAGCAACTCTCCCGCCACCCGCTCTTGGCTGAAAGAATTGGCCGATTTGAAATCGCTGGACATCCGTCCGGTAGCGGAAGACGCTTTGCAGTCGAGCAGGGCGGCGGTTTACGCATATCAGGAGGGCATCCGCGGACAAGCCCCGGAAATGCCGCTGATTGCCGCACCTTCCATCATTACGCCTGCTCCGGCACAATCGGCGGCACCTGTCGTCACACCGGCCGTTCCTGCGCTGCCGTCTGAAAACAGGGCTGCCAGCGCAGCCGGACAGCAGGCCGTTCCGGAAGCGAACGGGCCTGCTTCGGCAGCCCAGCCCAAGCCGCAGATTCCGAAAGCGCCTGCGGCAATCAAACGCCCCCAAGTTCCCGTCGTACCGGCCAAACCCGCACCGGCAACACCTAAAGCCCCTGCCGCCGATCAGCCACCGATGAGGGACTTTATCAATAGGAATCCGCCGGCACAGACCGACCCGACGCCTTCGGCCGACACTTCCTCAAGAGGAGATCAGGCATGA
- a CDS encoding ferredoxin--NADP reductase, with protein sequence MAAFNTEKVLSVHHWTDAYFTFTCTRDESLRFENGQFVMVGLMVDGKPLMRAYSVASANWEEHLEFFSIKVQDGPLTSRLQHLKVGDEVLISKKPTGTLVAGDLNPGKHLYLLSTGTGIAPFLSVTKDPEIYEQFEKIILVHGVRYKKDLAYYDRFTKELPEHEYLGDLVKDKLIYYPIVSREEYEHHGRLTDLMVSGKLFEDIGLPKINPQDDRAMLCGSPAMLKDTRQVLNDFGLVESPKVGVRGDFLIERAFVDQ encoded by the coding sequence ATGGCAGCATTCAATACCGAAAAAGTATTGTCCGTACATCACTGGACAGACGCCTACTTCACTTTCACCTGCACCCGCGACGAATCGTTGCGCTTTGAAAACGGCCAGTTCGTTATGGTCGGACTGATGGTGGACGGCAAACCGCTGATGCGCGCATACAGCGTCGCCTCGGCCAATTGGGAAGAGCATCTGGAATTTTTCAGTATCAAAGTGCAGGACGGCCCGCTGACCAGCCGCCTCCAGCATCTAAAAGTCGGCGATGAAGTGTTAATCAGCAAAAAACCGACCGGTACGCTGGTGGCAGGCGACCTGAATCCCGGCAAACACCTTTATTTGTTGAGCACCGGTACCGGCATCGCCCCTTTCCTGAGCGTAACCAAAGACCCGGAGATTTACGAGCAGTTTGAAAAAATCATCTTGGTACACGGCGTACGTTATAAAAAAGATTTGGCGTACTACGACCGCTTCACCAAAGAATTGCCGGAGCACGAATACCTCGGCGATTTGGTTAAGGATAAACTGATTTACTATCCGATTGTTTCCCGCGAAGAATACGAACATCACGGCCGCCTGACCGACCTGATGGTAAGCGGCAAACTGTTCGAAGACATCGGCTTGCCCAAAATCAACCCGCAGGACGACCGCGCCATGCTGTGCGGCAGCCCGGCCATGTTGAAAGATACCCGTCAAGTGCTGAACGACTTCGGTCTGGTGGAATCACCCAAAGTCGGCGTGCGCGGCGACTTCCTGATTGAACGCGCGTTTGTCGACCAATAA
- a CDS encoding subtype B tannase, which translates to MGAFSRTLLAGSLAAGLVACSTVKDGAAAGYDLDFSKQKYTEQSLEVNGRSVKFRAYEGIVYVRNPVDTKYEIINIYVPEAYYSGGSVGGFTAETAPIFFPNQIGGYMPAEPGKPGFGRGGEASQTPNAALTALSKGYVVASPGARGRTAANGKAPAAIVDLKAAVRYLKFNDKAMPGDAGKIISNGTSAGGALSALLGATGNSRDYEAHLKALGAAEGGDDIFAVSAYCPITDLDHADMAYEWQFNGVNDYQKMNISMLDYNVKRELVPGTLTKEEISLSNQLKPLYPAYINSLKLKDAGGRALTLDKNGNGSFKDYVAGYLAKSAQSQLDAGKKLGNRNWLTVKNGKVTAVDFSKYAKAAGRQKIPPAFDGVDLSTGENQLFGNAQTDKRHFTEFSMRHSTAENAAMADTETVKIMNPLNYIGTSGVKIPQNWRIRVGTADRDTSLAVSAVLAAKLQNNGYAVDYFLPWDVPHSGDYDLEELFVWMKQVSTQK; encoded by the coding sequence GTGGGAGCATTTTCCCGTACGCTACTGGCAGGTTCGCTGGCCGCAGGCCTGGTCGCTTGTTCGACGGTGAAAGACGGCGCGGCGGCAGGCTACGACTTGGATTTTTCCAAACAGAAATACACTGAGCAAAGCCTTGAAGTCAACGGCCGAAGCGTGAAATTCCGCGCGTATGAAGGTATTGTTTACGTCAGGAATCCCGTTGACACAAAATATGAAATTATCAATATTTATGTACCGGAAGCTTATTACAGCGGCGGCTCAGTCGGCGGTTTTACTGCGGAAACTGCACCGATTTTTTTCCCAAACCAAATTGGCGGTTATATGCCTGCCGAGCCGGGCAAACCGGGGTTCGGCCGGGGCGGTGAAGCATCCCAAACCCCGAATGCCGCTTTGACGGCCCTGTCGAAAGGTTATGTGGTCGCATCTCCCGGCGCACGTGGACGGACAGCCGCCAACGGCAAGGCACCAGCCGCCATCGTGGATTTGAAGGCTGCGGTCCGTTACCTGAAATTCAACGACAAAGCCATGCCGGGAGATGCGGGCAAAATCATTTCCAACGGAACCAGTGCGGGCGGAGCACTTTCTGCCCTGCTGGGTGCGACCGGCAACAGTCGCGATTATGAAGCCCATCTTAAAGCATTGGGCGCGGCGGAAGGCGGCGACGACATTTTTGCCGTGTCCGCATATTGTCCGATTACCGATTTGGACCATGCCGATATGGCTTACGAATGGCAGTTTAACGGTGTAAACGACTATCAAAAAATGAATATTTCCATGCTCGACTACAATGTCAAGCGCGAACTGGTACCCGGCACACTGACCAAAGAAGAAATCTCCCTCTCCAACCAGCTCAAACCTCTTTATCCCGCTTATATCAACAGCCTGAAACTGAAAGATGCCGGCGGCCGCGCGCTGACGCTGGATAAAAACGGCAACGGCAGCTTTAAGGATTACGTCGCCGGTTATCTGGCGAAATCGGCACAGTCGCAGCTGGATGCAGGCAAAAAACTGGGTAACCGGAATTGGCTTACGGTAAAAAACGGTAAAGTAACCGCCGTTGATTTTAGTAAATACGCCAAAGCCGCCGGTCGTCAGAAAATACCGCCGGCGTTTGACGGTGTGGATTTAAGTACTGGAGAAAATCAGCTTTTCGGCAATGCCCAAACCGACAAACGGCATTTCACCGAATTTTCGATGCGGCACAGCACGGCTGAAAATGCGGCGATGGCTGACACCGAAACCGTCAAAATCATGAACCCGCTCAACTACATCGGTACATCCGGGGTGAAAATACCGCAAAACTGGCGTATCCGCGTCGGTACCGCTGACCGCGACACCTCGCTGGCCGTGTCCGCCGTATTGGCCGCCAAGCTGCAAAACAACGGATACGCCGTCGATTACTTCCTGCCATGGGATGTGCCGCACAGCGGCGATTACGATTTGGAAGAACTGTTCGTCTGGATGAAGCAGGTCAGCACGCAAAAATAG
- the fdhD gene encoding formate dehydrogenase accessory sulfurtransferase FdhD, which yields MRRPNRRTQQQTEHLSHAPAMSSQPYTAATVCRVSSNGMIQDTDSLAEESAVALVYNGISHAVLMATPQNLEELALGFSLSEGILQNRSELYGTDIRSSCDGIEVRLDIASSRFQALKERRRSLNGRTGCGLCGIDSLSAVKPVLPQIIRSRRFTVGEIQTALSALNRYQPLRQTVGSLHGAAWADEHGIVAAFEDVGRHNALDKLIGHGTLNAFDWQQGFAIISSRASYEMVAKAAVSRIGCIVAVSAPTALAVRLAEQAGMTLIGFAGPEKFTIYTHAEFIEAV from the coding sequence ATGCGTCGGCCGAACCGCCGCACACAACAACAAACGGAACACCTCTCCCACGCACCCGCCATGAGCAGCCAACCCTATACAGCCGCCACCGTTTGCCGAGTCAGCTCAAACGGCATGATTCAAGACACTGACTCGCTGGCCGAAGAATCGGCCGTCGCTTTGGTTTACAACGGCATCAGCCACGCCGTATTGATGGCTACTCCGCAAAACTTGGAAGAGCTCGCCCTCGGTTTCAGCCTGAGCGAAGGCATCCTGCAAAACCGCAGCGAACTTTACGGCACCGACATCCGCAGCTCTTGCGACGGCATCGAAGTGCGGCTCGACATCGCCTCTTCCCGTTTCCAAGCCCTGAAAGAACGCCGCCGCAGCTTAAACGGACGCACCGGTTGCGGTTTGTGCGGCATCGACAGCCTGTCGGCGGTAAAACCCGTGCTGCCGCAGATAATCCGGAGCCGCCGTTTTACCGTCGGCGAAATTCAGACGGCCTTATCGGCTTTAAACCGTTACCAGCCGCTCCGACAGACGGTCGGTTCGCTGCACGGCGCGGCATGGGCGGACGAACACGGCATTGTCGCCGCATTCGAAGACGTCGGCCGCCACAACGCCCTCGACAAACTCATCGGTCACGGCACACTCAACGCGTTCGACTGGCAGCAAGGGTTTGCCATCATCTCCAGCCGCGCCAGTTACGAAATGGTCGCCAAAGCCGCCGTATCCCGCATAGGCTGCATCGTTGCCGTTTCAGCCCCCACCGCTTTGGCCGTCCGCCTGGCAGAACAGGCCGGAATGACCTTGATCGGTTTCGCCGGCCCTGAAAAATTCACCATTTATACCCACGCAGAATTTATCGAGGCCGTCTGA
- a CDS encoding heme biosynthesis HemY N-terminal domain-containing protein: MRSVVWIVILFAVAVGLALASGVYTGNVYVVAGQTMLRMNLHAFVLGLIIAVVILYFLVRLIAGLLNIPGRMQRFGTARKGRQAATALNNAGQAFFEGKFEQAENEAAKVLANKEAGGNRALALMLGAHAADQMDNIELRDRYLKDIEALPKKQQLSRYLLLAESALTNRDYPAAKQNLDAAAQINPNLTRLVRLQLRYAFDDGNAAEVLEKSEKLEKAGAISDYEAEQYQSWAYRRLLASAADADGLKSCLKRIPENLKSGGLCVEIAEKYERLGLYGQAVKWVDRYYPQTQQIELLEPFVDSVRYLSDREQQQAIDTADSWLQTRPDNAKLLMYLGQLAYGKRLWGKAQGYLEASIAIKPTVSARLALAKVFDETEQLQKAEAQRKLVLESVSDEEEPLALENK, encoded by the coding sequence ATGAGAAGCGTCGTTTGGATAGTGATTTTGTTTGCCGTGGCCGTCGGGTTGGCCCTTGCTTCGGGCGTCTATACCGGTAATGTGTATGTGGTGGCGGGACAAACCATGTTGCGTATGAACCTGCACGCGTTCGTACTGGGCTTGATAATTGCCGTCGTGATTCTGTATTTCCTTGTCCGCCTGATAGCCGGTTTGCTGAACATACCCGGCAGAATGCAGCGTTTCGGTACCGCCCGTAAAGGCCGTCAGGCTGCCACCGCGCTTAATAATGCGGGACAGGCTTTCTTTGAAGGCAAATTCGAGCAGGCGGAAAACGAGGCGGCTAAAGTTTTGGCAAACAAAGAAGCAGGCGGCAACCGTGCGCTGGCATTGATGCTGGGCGCCCATGCGGCCGACCAGATGGACAATATCGAACTGCGCGACCGCTACCTGAAAGACATCGAAGCATTGCCGAAAAAACAGCAGCTTTCGCGTTACCTGTTGTTGGCCGAGTCAGCCTTGACCAACCGCGATTATCCGGCTGCCAAACAAAACCTGGATGCCGCCGCGCAAATCAATCCCAATCTGACCAGACTGGTCCGTTTGCAGTTACGTTATGCCTTTGATGACGGTAATGCCGCCGAAGTGCTGGAAAAATCCGAAAAACTGGAAAAAGCCGGCGCAATCAGCGATTACGAGGCTGAACAATATCAATCTTGGGCATACCGCCGCCTGCTGGCGTCCGCTGCCGATGCAGACGGCCTGAAATCCTGTCTGAAACGCATCCCCGAAAATCTCAAGTCGGGGGGCTTGTGTGTGGAAATCGCCGAAAAATACGAACGCTTGGGCTTATACGGGCAGGCGGTCAAATGGGTTGACCGCTATTATCCGCAAACCCAACAGATAGAATTGCTGGAACCGTTTGTCGACAGCGTGCGTTATCTGAGCGACAGGGAACAGCAGCAGGCCATCGATACGGCCGACAGTTGGCTGCAAACCCGACCGGACAACGCCAAACTTTTGATGTATCTGGGGCAGCTTGCCTACGGTAAGCGGCTGTGGGGCAAGGCTCAGGGCTATCTTGAAGCCAGCATCGCCATCAAGCCGACCGTATCGGCGCGTCTGGCGCTGGCCAAAGTGTTCGATGAAACCGAGCAGTTGCAGAAAGCCGAGGCGCAACGCAAGTTGGTTTTGGAGAGCGTAAGCGACGAAGAAGAACCTCTAGCCTTGGAAAACAAATAA
- a CDS encoding formate dehydrogenase accessory protein FdhE yields the protein MNTRSARPDGKIQKGLFHTPFWLAPEKDIFASRAVRFKELEQEDGSGWSSYLSLLSVICEAQQAAFNRHTFPLPPLYRGQTVLPAAAQGEVPDGFLTVFTDLLNATDGQTNAAVAAETAKLKALTAAEAAALVRRILTQQTEPSDRAAEIWVQAALQVVWTAWAAQLSEDDVPTAENSDRIFCPCCGTEAVGSVILIRSDLTGFRYMHCPLCNSRWNALRAKCPTCGDAGGMRLQQVEEKSAPHLAPAYSAAHAESCESCHTYRKLYRQDKQQYADPVADDLATLGLDIAVGEAGYERGGANPFLLIDDGSCVQI from the coding sequence ATGAACACCCGCTCCGCCCGTCCCGACGGAAAAATCCAGAAAGGCCTGTTCCATACCCCGTTTTGGCTTGCACCCGAAAAAGACATCTTCGCCAGCCGCGCCGTCCGTTTCAAAGAATTGGAGCAGGAAGACGGCAGCGGCTGGAGCAGCTATCTGTCCCTGCTGTCCGTCATCTGCGAAGCGCAACAGGCCGCGTTTAACCGCCATACCTTTCCGCTGCCGCCGCTTTACCGCGGACAAACCGTACTGCCCGCAGCGGCCCAAGGCGAGGTACCGGACGGATTTTTGACTGTTTTTACCGACTTGCTGAATGCAACCGACGGTCAAACCAATGCCGCGGTCGCCGCCGAAACCGCTAAACTTAAAGCCTTAACCGCCGCCGAGGCCGCCGCCCTTGTACGACGCATATTGACGCAACAAACGGAACCGTCCGACCGCGCCGCCGAAATTTGGGTACAGGCTGCCTTGCAGGTCGTCTGGACGGCATGGGCCGCGCAGTTGTCCGAAGACGACGTTCCGACCGCCGAAAACAGCGACCGCATCTTCTGCCCCTGCTGCGGCACGGAAGCCGTCGGCAGTGTCATCCTTATCCGCAGCGACCTGACCGGCTTCCGCTACATGCATTGCCCGCTGTGCAACAGCCGCTGGAACGCCCTGCGCGCCAAATGCCCGACCTGCGGCGACGCCGGCGGAATGCGCCTCCAACAGGTAGAAGAAAAAAGCGCTCCGCACCTCGCTCCAGCCTATTCCGCCGCCCATGCCGAAAGTTGCGAATCCTGCCATACCTACCGCAAGCTCTACCGACAAGACAAACAACAGTACGCCGACCCCGTCGCCGACGACCTTGCCACACTGGGCTTAGATATCGCCGTCGGCGAAGCGGGTTACGAACGCGGCGGTGCAAATCCGTTTTTATTGATTGATGACGGCTCTTGTGTTCAGATTTGA
- the thrC gene encoding threonine synthase, producing the protein MNYISTRGKTAPKPFSEVLLMGLAPDGGLMLPESYPQISRGTLDEWRNLSYPELAFEIMSLFVTDIPADDLRGIVGRTYTEAVFNSKEITPVRTLSDGLKIQALSNGPTLAFKDMAMQFLGNAFEYVLDKEGRHLNILGATSGDTGSAAEYALRGKKGINVFMLSPEGKMSAFQRAQMYSLQDANIHNIAVKGMFDDCQDIVKAVQNDAGFKATYHIGTVNSINWGRIVAQVVYYFAGYFKATQSNGEKVSFCVPSGNFGNICAGHIAKQMGLPIGRLIAATNENDVLDEFFKTGRYLPRSAAQTHVTSSPSMDISKASNFERFVFDLVERDTDKVNALWAEVASGKGFDLSDLLGTVRGKYGFVSGKSLHSDRLATIKQVYEQDGQLIDPHTADGVKVARELRETGETVVCLETALAVKFEATIHEAVGDVAVPRPAGLGGLESLPQRVEVVANDAELVKNIIEKAVSV; encoded by the coding sequence ATGAACTACATCAGCACCCGCGGTAAAACCGCGCCCAAACCTTTCAGCGAAGTTTTATTGATGGGTCTCGCACCCGACGGCGGTTTGATGTTGCCGGAATCTTATCCGCAAATCAGCCGCGGAACTTTGGACGAATGGCGCAATCTTAGTTATCCCGAACTGGCGTTTGAAATCATGAGCCTGTTCGTTACCGACATTCCGGCGGATGATTTGCGCGGCATCGTTGGGCGCACCTATACCGAGGCCGTGTTCAACAGCAAAGAAATCACGCCCGTGCGTACGCTTTCAGACGGCCTCAAAATCCAAGCCCTGTCCAACGGCCCGACGCTGGCGTTTAAAGATATGGCGATGCAGTTTTTGGGTAACGCGTTCGAATATGTGTTGGACAAGGAAGGCCGGCATCTCAATATCTTGGGCGCGACCAGCGGCGACACCGGCTCCGCCGCAGAATACGCATTGCGCGGCAAAAAAGGCATCAACGTCTTCATGCTCTCGCCCGAAGGCAAAATGAGCGCGTTCCAGCGGGCGCAAATGTACAGCCTGCAAGATGCCAATATCCACAACATCGCCGTAAAAGGCATGTTTGACGATTGTCAGGATATTGTAAAGGCCGTACAAAACGATGCCGGATTTAAAGCAACTTATCATATCGGTACGGTAAACTCTATCAACTGGGGACGCATCGTAGCCCAAGTGGTTTACTACTTCGCCGGCTATTTCAAAGCCACGCAGAGCAACGGCGAAAAAGTCAGCTTCTGCGTACCCAGCGGCAATTTCGGCAATATCTGCGCCGGACACATCGCCAAACAGATGGGCTTGCCGATAGGACGCCTGATTGCCGCCACCAACGAAAACGACGTATTGGACGAGTTTTTCAAAACGGGCCGCTACCTGCCGCGCAGCGCCGCGCAGACGCACGTTACTTCCAGCCCGTCGATGGACATTTCGAAAGCATCGAATTTTGAACGTTTTGTTTTTGATCTGGTCGAACGTGATACGGACAAAGTAAACGCCCTGTGGGCCGAGGTTGCTTCGGGCAAAGGCTTCGACTTGTCCGACTTGCTCGGCACCGTGCGCGGCAAATACGGCTTTGTTTCCGGCAAAAGCCTGCACAGCGACCGTTTGGCTACCATCAAACAGGTTTACGAACAGGACGGCCAGTTAATCGATCCGCACACCGCCGACGGCGTGAAAGTTGCCCGTGAGTTGCGCGAAACGGGTGAAACCGTGGTTTGTTTGGAAACCGCGTTGGCTGTTAAGTTCGAAGCGACGATACACGAAGCCGTGGGTGATGTGGCCGTGCCGCGTCCGGCGGGTTTGGGCGGTTTGGAAAGTCTGCCGCAGCGTGTGGAAGTGGTGGCGAACGATGCCGAACTCGTGAAAAACATTATCGAAAAAGCTGTTAGCGTTTGA
- the msbA gene encoding lipid A export permease/ATP-binding protein MsbA: MATTRTISNRQLYIRLLGYLKDYWKIFAASVVSMLVVAATMPAFGYLLKPLINEGFVDKNMQKMAWLPLAVVGLFLVRGVFNFFNDYCTTYLSGSLVDRIRREMFAKMMRLPSSYYSGNAGGRLVSRVLNDAGQITEAGFNVITVIAKDGVSVVGLLGLLMYLNWQLTLITFAVLPVVAVSVRTVSKRLRRLSQSNQQYLGQMTQVLNESIDGARVIKVYGGQPYETDRFGRISTDVRRNLVKQVAASSVGTSFTQLMASVALAVIIYTAARQAGSSDFSAGDFMSFLSSMIMMFDPVKRMTGVMQSLQRGLAAADSVFTFLDEPEEDDGGKAVLDAGTGDIEFSGVYYRYPEAEHNSLNSIDLTVPQGKVVALVGASGCGKTTLANMLPRFFDPTGGAVRIGGENIRNYTLESLRGRIALVSQDVVLFSGTIAQNIAYGRSGDASEDEIIRAAQAANAWNFIQAMPQGLQTEIGENGLKLSGGQRQRIAIARALLRNAPILILDEATSALDNESERLVQAALENLMQNRTTIVIAHRLSTIEKADNIVVMHEGCIVEQGTHDELLAKGGRYADLHSLQSGGSQEPA; this comes from the coding sequence ATGGCGACGACACGGACGATTTCGAACCGGCAGCTTTACATACGCCTGCTGGGCTATCTGAAAGACTACTGGAAGATTTTTGCCGCTTCGGTCGTCTCCATGCTCGTGGTTGCAGCAACTATGCCGGCTTTCGGTTATCTGCTCAAGCCTTTGATTAACGAAGGCTTTGTCGATAAAAACATGCAAAAGATGGCATGGCTGCCGTTGGCAGTCGTCGGGCTGTTCCTAGTGCGGGGCGTCTTTAATTTCTTTAACGACTATTGCACCACCTATCTTTCCGGCAGCTTGGTAGACCGCATCCGCCGCGAAATGTTCGCCAAGATGATGCGCCTGCCGTCGTCGTATTACAGCGGCAACGCCGGCGGACGGTTGGTGTCGCGGGTGCTGAACGACGCGGGGCAGATTACCGAAGCGGGATTCAACGTCATCACCGTGATTGCCAAAGACGGCGTCAGCGTCGTCGGCCTGCTCGGTCTGCTGATGTACCTCAACTGGCAGTTGACGTTGATTACCTTTGCCGTGTTGCCGGTCGTTGCGGTCAGCGTGCGTACCGTCAGCAAACGGCTGCGCCGATTGTCGCAAAGCAATCAGCAGTATCTGGGACAGATGACGCAGGTGTTAAACGAAAGTATCGACGGCGCGCGTGTTATCAAAGTTTACGGCGGGCAGCCGTATGAGACCGACCGTTTCGGCAGGATTTCCACCGATGTGCGGCGCAATCTGGTCAAACAGGTAGCCGCAAGCTCGGTCGGCACGAGTTTTACGCAACTGATGGCGTCGGTGGCTTTGGCCGTCATTATTTATACCGCTGCCAGGCAGGCGGGCAGCTCCGATTTCAGCGCCGGGGATTTCATGTCCTTCCTGTCGAGCATGATTATGATGTTCGACCCGGTCAAACGTATGACCGGCGTGATGCAGTCTTTGCAGCGCGGTTTGGCGGCGGCCGACAGCGTCTTTACCTTTTTGGACGAACCGGAGGAAGACGACGGCGGCAAGGCGGTGTTGGACGCGGGTACGGGCGACATTGAATTTTCCGGCGTTTATTACCGCTATCCCGAAGCAGAACACAACAGCCTGAACAGTATCGATTTGACCGTGCCGCAGGGTAAAGTAGTCGCGCTGGTGGGTGCGTCGGGCTGCGGCAAGACCACATTGGCCAATATGTTGCCGCGTTTTTTCGATCCGACCGGGGGAGCGGTGCGCATCGGCGGTGAAAACATCCGCAACTACACCTTGGAAAGCCTGCGCGGCCGTATTGCGCTGGTCAGTCAGGATGTGGTGCTGTTCAGCGGCACGATAGCGCAGAATATCGCCTACGGGCGGTCGGGGGATGCGTCCGAAGACGAAATCATCCGTGCCGCCCAAGCCGCGAATGCGTGGAATTTCATTCAAGCCATGCCGCAGGGCTTGCAGACCGAAATCGGCGAGAACGGACTGAAACTTTCCGGCGGGCAGCGGCAGCGTATCGCCATTGCCCGCGCGCTGCTGAGAAACGCGCCGATTCTGATTCTGGATGAGGCCACCAGCGCGCTGGACAACGAATCCGAGCGGCTGGTTCAGGCGGCATTGGAAAACCTGATGCAGAACCGCACCACCATCGTCATCGCCCACCGGCTCTCTACCATCGAAAAAGCCGACAATATCGTGGTCATGCACGAAGGCTGCATCGTAGAGCAGGGCACGCATGACGAACTGCTGGCAAAAGGAGGGCGCTACGCCGATTTGCACAGCCTGCAATCCGGCGGAAGCCAAGAACCTGCATAG